A region from the Pelobates fuscus isolate aPelFus1 chromosome 3, aPelFus1.pri, whole genome shotgun sequence genome encodes:
- the PGLYRP2 gene encoding N-acetylmuramoyl-L-alanine amidase isoform X1 yields the protein MLCLNYRTTKDNLKMDAWCLTFFVVFSVCVSADNTNTTVVMNMETFITLVQDIESSLPDSSARVVAKQLLHAAKSPDYTGHLSKTQVNRGQILLSHEIMRSNETGCQEKGVVLAPDGSTVAPSALLRAVIWGWKQDSDCKQVQSENKELVLERNNSEHELKNYIGHMNAEYSCDHWSSSNDQQGFSIDSLDDVLPITLATSLGFAFLAHGMTLDTPLTTTDGCWDSISAPRFFQLQNAPSHGDLTLAFINGAMDGTILGKRLRDEPKDLRLSTLLQDYYGGKPSRSPFRRQEFNKILEGEDLEVAILRGFHCYRNSKLGCGLHNITEDHLNSVIAVAVREFKHNFLECPSIIPRCMWRAKPYNGNPTLLKTPLSQIYIHHTYTPSQPCTSFQDCSKDMQSMQNFHQQDRGWDDIGYSFVAGSDGYLYEGRGWHWVGAHTKGHNTVGYGVSFIGNFMSLLPEEPILSVVRDRFLLCGVKSGYISPNYILKGHRQLVNTSCPGDSLYQEIQKWENFKES from the exons GATAACTTAAAGATGGATGCCTGGTGTCTCACCTTTTTTGTTGTGTTCTCGGTATGTGTTTCTGCAGACAACACTAACA CCACAGTGGTAATGAATATGGAGACAttcatcactctggtacaagacATTGAGTCTAGTTTACCAGACTCATCTGCTCGCGTAGTGGCCAAACAACTGCTTCATGCAGCCAAATCTCCAGACTACACAGGTCATCTTTCCAAGACACAGGTCAACAGAGGCCAGATCCTGCTCTCTCACGAAATCATGCGGTCAAATGAAACAGGATGCCAAGAGAAAGGAGTAGTATTAGCTCCAGATGGTAGTACAGTGGCACCAAGTGCACTGCTTAGGGCAGTGATATGGGGTTGGAAACAAGATTCAGACTGTAAACAAGTGCagtctgaaaataaagaattagtgTTGGAAAGAAACAATTCAGAGCACGAGCTCAAGAATTACATTGGTCACATGAATGCAGAATATTCATGTGACCATTGGTCATCTTCTAATGACCAGCAGGGATTTAGCATTGATTCTCTTGATGATGTCCTCCCCATCACTTTGGCTACTTCATTGGGGTTCGCTTTTCTAGCTCATGGAATGACTCTTGACACACCGCTAACAACTACTGATGGGTGCTGGGACTCCATCTCTGCTCCCAGGTTCTTCCAACTGCAAAATGCCCCGTCCCACGGTGATTTGACACTGGCTTTTATAAATGGTGCTATGGATGGTACTATACTAGGCAAAAGGCTTAGAGATGAGCCCAAGGATCTACGTTTGAGCACACTTCTTCAGGATTATTATGGAGGAAAGCCTTCCAGGAGCCCCTTTAGAAGGCAAGAATTCAACAAAATACTCGAAGGAGAAGATTTAGAAGTGGCAATACTGAGAGGATTTCATTGTTATAGGAATTCAAAATTAGGCTGTGGCCTGCACAATATCACAGAAGATCATTTGAATTCTGTTATTGCTGTTGCAGTGAGGGAGTTCAAACATAATTTTCTAG AATGTCCATCTATAATTCCTCGCTGTATGTGGAGAGCGAAGCCATACAATGGAAATCCTACACTATTGAAAACTCCACTTTCTCAGATATATATCCATCATACCTACACACCCTCACAACCATGCACCTCCTTCCAGGACTGCAGTAAGGATATGCAGAGTATGCAGAACTTTCATCAGCAAGACCGTGGCTGGGATGACATTGGGTACAG CTTTGTGGCTGGGTCAGATGGGTACCTATATGAAGGACGAGGGTGGCATTGGGTTGGAGCCCACACTAAAGGCCATAACACTGTGGGTTATGGAGTGAGCTTCATTGGAAATTTCATGAGTTTACTGCCTGAGGAACCCATACTAAGTGTGGTAAGGGATCGCTTTCTTCTATGTGGAGTCAAATCTGGGTACATCTCTCCCAACTACATATTGAAGGGCCATCGACAACTGGTCAACACCTCTTGTCCAGGAGATTCATTGTACCAAGAGATACAAAAATGGGAGAACTTTAAG GAGTCCTGA
- the PGLYRP2 gene encoding N-acetylmuramoyl-L-alanine amidase isoform X2: MDAWCLTFFVVFSVCVSADNTNTTVVMNMETFITLVQDIESSLPDSSARVVAKQLLHAAKSPDYTGHLSKTQVNRGQILLSHEIMRSNETGCQEKGVVLAPDGSTVAPSALLRAVIWGWKQDSDCKQVQSENKELVLERNNSEHELKNYIGHMNAEYSCDHWSSSNDQQGFSIDSLDDVLPITLATSLGFAFLAHGMTLDTPLTTTDGCWDSISAPRFFQLQNAPSHGDLTLAFINGAMDGTILGKRLRDEPKDLRLSTLLQDYYGGKPSRSPFRRQEFNKILEGEDLEVAILRGFHCYRNSKLGCGLHNITEDHLNSVIAVAVREFKHNFLECPSIIPRCMWRAKPYNGNPTLLKTPLSQIYIHHTYTPSQPCTSFQDCSKDMQSMQNFHQQDRGWDDIGYSFVAGSDGYLYEGRGWHWVGAHTKGHNTVGYGVSFIGNFMSLLPEEPILSVVRDRFLLCGVKSGYISPNYILKGHRQLVNTSCPGDSLYQEIQKWENFKES, from the exons ATGGATGCCTGGTGTCTCACCTTTTTTGTTGTGTTCTCGGTATGTGTTTCTGCAGACAACACTAACA CCACAGTGGTAATGAATATGGAGACAttcatcactctggtacaagacATTGAGTCTAGTTTACCAGACTCATCTGCTCGCGTAGTGGCCAAACAACTGCTTCATGCAGCCAAATCTCCAGACTACACAGGTCATCTTTCCAAGACACAGGTCAACAGAGGCCAGATCCTGCTCTCTCACGAAATCATGCGGTCAAATGAAACAGGATGCCAAGAGAAAGGAGTAGTATTAGCTCCAGATGGTAGTACAGTGGCACCAAGTGCACTGCTTAGGGCAGTGATATGGGGTTGGAAACAAGATTCAGACTGTAAACAAGTGCagtctgaaaataaagaattagtgTTGGAAAGAAACAATTCAGAGCACGAGCTCAAGAATTACATTGGTCACATGAATGCAGAATATTCATGTGACCATTGGTCATCTTCTAATGACCAGCAGGGATTTAGCATTGATTCTCTTGATGATGTCCTCCCCATCACTTTGGCTACTTCATTGGGGTTCGCTTTTCTAGCTCATGGAATGACTCTTGACACACCGCTAACAACTACTGATGGGTGCTGGGACTCCATCTCTGCTCCCAGGTTCTTCCAACTGCAAAATGCCCCGTCCCACGGTGATTTGACACTGGCTTTTATAAATGGTGCTATGGATGGTACTATACTAGGCAAAAGGCTTAGAGATGAGCCCAAGGATCTACGTTTGAGCACACTTCTTCAGGATTATTATGGAGGAAAGCCTTCCAGGAGCCCCTTTAGAAGGCAAGAATTCAACAAAATACTCGAAGGAGAAGATTTAGAAGTGGCAATACTGAGAGGATTTCATTGTTATAGGAATTCAAAATTAGGCTGTGGCCTGCACAATATCACAGAAGATCATTTGAATTCTGTTATTGCTGTTGCAGTGAGGGAGTTCAAACATAATTTTCTAG AATGTCCATCTATAATTCCTCGCTGTATGTGGAGAGCGAAGCCATACAATGGAAATCCTACACTATTGAAAACTCCACTTTCTCAGATATATATCCATCATACCTACACACCCTCACAACCATGCACCTCCTTCCAGGACTGCAGTAAGGATATGCAGAGTATGCAGAACTTTCATCAGCAAGACCGTGGCTGGGATGACATTGGGTACAG CTTTGTGGCTGGGTCAGATGGGTACCTATATGAAGGACGAGGGTGGCATTGGGTTGGAGCCCACACTAAAGGCCATAACACTGTGGGTTATGGAGTGAGCTTCATTGGAAATTTCATGAGTTTACTGCCTGAGGAACCCATACTAAGTGTGGTAAGGGATCGCTTTCTTCTATGTGGAGTCAAATCTGGGTACATCTCTCCCAACTACATATTGAAGGGCCATCGACAACTGGTCAACACCTCTTGTCCAGGAGATTCATTGTACCAAGAGATACAAAAATGGGAGAACTTTAAG GAGTCCTGA